In Apium graveolens cultivar Ventura unplaced genomic scaffold, ASM990537v1 ctg4341, whole genome shotgun sequence, a genomic segment contains:
- the LOC141701752 gene encoding ATG8-interacting protein 2-like isoform X3 encodes MADNEGRAVPAQGNEWEVVSLTASAYAASPGPVQVKLNDDNHGLDKEDTLEEDKGDTSELAKQFADEKGGSLTMGGKELNEGMSLHGLTLVDEEQSIYNTAKFSSFHGEETIGGFAPDENKMIFSEPIDPSEEGLESNVSQSPKYIDEVHEDKDDGSDLPLVDWWKKRAASLYAQAKEANTVWSILFAAAVMGVVMIGHKWQQSKWQSGDEKMKKMVGPITGLKSILVGDQPSDSGVRGRTSSQL; translated from the exons ATGGCTGATAACGAAGGACGAGCAGTTCCTGCACAAGGGAATGAATGGGAAGTTGTATCTCTCACTGCATCAGCATATGCTGCATCTCCTGGTCCGGTGCAAGTTAAATTGAATGATGATAACCACGGACTCGATAAAGAGGATACTCTTGAAGAGGACAAAGGGGATACTAGTGAGCTGGCTAAGCAG TTTGCTGACGAGAAGGGTGGAAGTTTAACTATGGGTGGTAAAGAATTAAATGAAGGCATGTCACTTCATGGATTAACTTTGGTGGATGAAGAACAGAGCATATACAACACCGCTAAATTTAGTTCTTTCCACGGTGAAGAAACCATTGGCGGATTTGCCCCGGATgagaataaaatgattttttctgAACCAATTGATCCATCTGAAGAAGGATTAGAATCAAATGTTTCTCAATCACCAAAGTATATAGATGAGGTCCATGAGGATAAAGATGATGGTTCTGATCTGCCTCTCGTAGATTGGTGGAAGAAGAGAGCCGCTTCCTTATATGCTCAAGCAAAAGAGGCAAACACTGTATGGTCTATTCTCTTTGCGGCAGCTGTCATGGGAGTTGTAATGATCGGTCACAAATGGCAGCAAAGCAAGTGGCAGTCTGGTGATGAG AAGATGAAGAAAATGGTGGGGCCCATCACCGGATTAAAGAGTATATTAGTTGGTGACCAGCCGAGTGATTCAGGTGTCAGAGGCAGAACCTCATCCCAGCTTTAA
- the LOC141701752 gene encoding ATG8-interacting protein 2-like isoform X2 produces MADNEGRAVPAQGNEWEVVSLTASAYAASPGPVQVKLNDDNHGLDKEDTLEEDKGDTSELAKQVDKDASDFIADFADEKGGSLTMGGKELNEGMSLHGLTLVDEEQSIYNTAKFSSFHGEETIGGFAPDENKMIFSEPIDPSEEGLESNVSQSPKYIDEVHEDKDDGSDLPLVDWWKKRAASLYAQAKEANTVWSILFAAAVMGVVMIGHKWQQSKWQSGDEKMKKMVGPITGLKSILVGDQPSDSGVRGRTSSQL; encoded by the exons ATGGCTGATAACGAAGGACGAGCAGTTCCTGCACAAGGGAATGAATGGGAAGTTGTATCTCTCACTGCATCAGCATATGCTGCATCTCCTGGTCCGGTGCAAGTTAAATTGAATGATGATAACCACGGACTCGATAAAGAGGATACTCTTGAAGAGGACAAAGGGGATACTAGTGAGCTGGCTAAGCAGGTTGATAAAGATGCCTCTGATTTCATTGCAGAT TTTGCTGACGAGAAGGGTGGAAGTTTAACTATGGGTGGTAAAGAATTAAATGAAGGCATGTCACTTCATGGATTAACTTTGGTGGATGAAGAACAGAGCATATACAACACCGCTAAATTTAGTTCTTTCCACGGTGAAGAAACCATTGGCGGATTTGCCCCGGATgagaataaaatgattttttctgAACCAATTGATCCATCTGAAGAAGGATTAGAATCAAATGTTTCTCAATCACCAAAGTATATAGATGAGGTCCATGAGGATAAAGATGATGGTTCTGATCTGCCTCTCGTAGATTGGTGGAAGAAGAGAGCCGCTTCCTTATATGCTCAAGCAAAAGAGGCAAACACTGTATGGTCTATTCTCTTTGCGGCAGCTGTCATGGGAGTTGTAATGATCGGTCACAAATGGCAGCAAAGCAAGTGGCAGTCTGGTGATGAG AAGATGAAGAAAATGGTGGGGCCCATCACCGGATTAAAGAGTATATTAGTTGGTGACCAGCCGAGTGATTCAGGTGTCAGAGGCAGAACCTCATCCCAGCTTTAA
- the LOC141701752 gene encoding ATG8-interacting protein 2-like isoform X1 has product MADNEGRAVPAQGNEWEVVSLTASAYAASPGPVQVKLNDDNHGLDKEDTLEEDKGDTSELAKQVDKDASDFIADVGGISNTKDGENWDIHALRMSDEFPVMQFADEKGGSLTMGGKELNEGMSLHGLTLVDEEQSIYNTAKFSSFHGEETIGGFAPDENKMIFSEPIDPSEEGLESNVSQSPKYIDEVHEDKDDGSDLPLVDWWKKRAASLYAQAKEANTVWSILFAAAVMGVVMIGHKWQQSKWQSGDEKMKKMVGPITGLKSILVGDQPSDSGVRGRTSSQL; this is encoded by the exons ATGGCTGATAACGAAGGACGAGCAGTTCCTGCACAAGGGAATGAATGGGAAGTTGTATCTCTCACTGCATCAGCATATGCTGCATCTCCTGGTCCGGTGCAAGTTAAATTGAATGATGATAACCACGGACTCGATAAAGAGGATACTCTTGAAGAGGACAAAGGGGATACTAGTGAGCTGGCTAAGCAGGTTGATAAAGATGCCTCTGATTTCATTGCAGATGTAGGGGGCATATCAAATACTAAAGATGGAGAAAATTGGGATATCCATGCTTTGCGTATGTCTGATGAATTTCCTGTGATGCAGTTTGCTGACGAGAAGGGTGGAAGTTTAACTATGGGTGGTAAAGAATTAAATGAAGGCATGTCACTTCATGGATTAACTTTGGTGGATGAAGAACAGAGCATATACAACACCGCTAAATTTAGTTCTTTCCACGGTGAAGAAACCATTGGCGGATTTGCCCCGGATgagaataaaatgattttttctgAACCAATTGATCCATCTGAAGAAGGATTAGAATCAAATGTTTCTCAATCACCAAAGTATATAGATGAGGTCCATGAGGATAAAGATGATGGTTCTGATCTGCCTCTCGTAGATTGGTGGAAGAAGAGAGCCGCTTCCTTATATGCTCAAGCAAAAGAGGCAAACACTGTATGGTCTATTCTCTTTGCGGCAGCTGTCATGGGAGTTGTAATGATCGGTCACAAATGGCAGCAAAGCAAGTGGCAGTCTGGTGATGAG AAGATGAAGAAAATGGTGGGGCCCATCACCGGATTAAAGAGTATATTAGTTGGTGACCAGCCGAGTGATTCAGGTGTCAGAGGCAGAACCTCATCCCAGCTTTAA